In Bacillus sp. NP247, one DNA window encodes the following:
- a CDS encoding helix-turn-helix domain-containing protein yields MKKLFSIGEVAKIKDITIKALRYYHKMGILIPKQIDESTGYRYYSIEQFIHIDIIKSCRELNTSIVELQKIFKECNTDKLLQFLQLKREEAEENIKKMKEVIETIDCLNEKVGSSQDILNNDEISIKFFEQRYVIVAPCKEVGSLQELLYYSDLEKTIQDYEEKMAMEMGILYNVNEKWDVEPKYVFNKVQDHVHMEEMQNIKVLPGGNYVTLAYSKENEEERWNTIIKYIKENNIEVESFIEVELVNDFFSTESYSCQIQIFIGDSENKKF; encoded by the coding sequence GTGAAAAAATTATTTTCTATTGGAGAAGTTGCAAAAATAAAGGATATAACGATAAAAGCATTAAGGTACTATCATAAGATGGGGATTCTTATTCCAAAACAAATTGATGAATCAACAGGATATAGGTATTACTCTATAGAGCAATTTATTCACATTGATATTATAAAAAGCTGTAGAGAGCTAAACACCAGTATAGTAGAACTTCAAAAGATTTTTAAGGAATGTAATACAGATAAATTGCTGCAATTTTTACAATTGAAGAGAGAGGAAGCGGAAGAAAATATAAAGAAAATGAAAGAAGTAATCGAAACGATTGATTGTTTAAATGAGAAGGTAGGAAGTTCGCAGGATATATTAAATAATGATGAAATATCTATTAAGTTCTTTGAACAGCGTTATGTCATTGTAGCGCCTTGTAAAGAAGTGGGGAGTTTACAGGAGTTACTTTATTATTCTGATTTAGAGAAAACTATTCAAGATTATGAAGAGAAAATGGCAATGGAAATGGGTATTCTATACAATGTCAATGAAAAGTGGGATGTAGAACCGAAGTATGTTTTTAATAAGGTACAAGATCATGTACATATGGAAGAGATGCAAAATATAAAAGTATTACCGGGCGGGAACTATGTAACATTAGCGTATAGTAAAGAAAATGAAGAAGAACGTTGGAATACTATAATTAAATATATAAAAGAAAATAATATAGAAGTGGAGAGTTTTATTGAAGTAGAGTTAGTTAATGATTTTTTTAGTACGGAGTCTTATAGTTGTCAAATTCAAATTTTTATAGGGGATAGTGAGAATAAGAAGTTTTGA
- a CDS encoding N-acetyltransferase produces MNTVKYRALVKEDYEPIKHLIGEAFGFNQFITDKKFLNSLLNFYLQSCILGSSFSKVAEKDNKIIGVILGDSEKDKNRLKRFHNIFSFAYNTLKLFMTNKENREFLKAFIKVQKTYKELIQGKEDHFQGCIQLFIVSEESRGLGVGKSLLNHLFQYMTKEDVTSLYLYTDNECNYGFYDKQNFQRIQEKAVNFGPKEEDFNIFLYRYDFN; encoded by the coding sequence ATGAACACAGTAAAATATAGAGCTCTTGTTAAGGAAGACTATGAACCTATAAAACATTTAATTGGTGAGGCATTTGGATTTAATCAATTCATTACAGATAAAAAATTTTTAAATTCACTTTTAAACTTCTATCTACAAAGTTGTATTTTAGGCAGTTCCTTTAGTAAGGTAGCTGAAAAAGATAATAAAATTATCGGTGTCATTTTAGGCGATTCTGAAAAAGATAAAAACCGTTTAAAGAGATTTCATAATATTTTTAGCTTTGCCTATAACACGCTTAAACTATTCATGACTAATAAAGAGAATAGAGAATTTTTAAAAGCATTTATAAAAGTTCAAAAAACATATAAAGAACTCATTCAAGGAAAAGAAGATCATTTTCAAGGATGCATACAATTATTCATCGTATCCGAAGAATCTAGAGGTCTTGGAGTTGGGAAATCTTTATTAAATCACTTATTCCAATACATGACAAAAGAAGATGTTACATCTTTATATTTATATACAGATAATGAATGCAACTATGGATTTTATGACAAACAAAACTTCCAACGTATACAAGAAAAAGCCGTTAATTTCGGACCAAAAGAAGAAGATTTCAACATATTTTTATACCGCTATGACTTTAACTAA
- a CDS encoding DedA family protein, with translation MEWIHELFQQYGYYVVLVGLLLEYIALPFPGEPTLAYAGFLSHQGDLSLPILIILSFIGTSVGMTFQYFLGNKLGMPFIQKYGKYVFLTERKINLTKMWFDKYGYFLIFVAFFIPGVRHFTGYFAGIINLPFRRFAMTIYSGALFWVSSFLIGGYWLGENLEDIFLVLEQHIWKIIFGIIIITLITRFRKKLKHVVLKCIK, from the coding sequence ATGGAATGGATTCACGAATTATTTCAGCAATATGGATATTATGTAGTACTTGTTGGGTTACTTTTAGAATATATTGCTCTTCCGTTTCCCGGAGAGCCGACATTAGCCTATGCAGGATTTTTATCACATCAAGGTGATTTAAGTTTACCAATTTTAATTATTTTATCTTTTATTGGGACAAGCGTAGGTATGACATTCCAATACTTTTTAGGAAATAAACTTGGCATGCCTTTCATTCAGAAATATGGGAAATATGTATTTTTAACAGAACGGAAAATTAATTTAACGAAAATGTGGTTTGATAAATACGGATATTTTCTAATCTTTGTCGCCTTTTTCATTCCAGGCGTTCGCCACTTCACAGGATACTTTGCAGGAATTATCAACTTACCGTTTCGCCGCTTTGCGATGACAATTTATTCAGGCGCCCTATTTTGGGTATCCTCCTTCTTAATCGGTGGTTACTGGTTAGGGGAAAACTTAGAAGATATATTCCTAGTACTTGAACAACACATTTGGAAAATTATCTTCGGTATTATTATCATTACGCTAATCACCCGATTTCGTAAAAAATTAAAGCATGTGGTTTTAAAATGTATAAAGTGA
- a CDS encoding Cna B-type domain-containing protein yields MSTYLKRISVICFIFTVIIGQVFMPIISHAQELNTTGFVDSFAFEKTKLNYGDKTSIHVNFSEKPGKKMKSGDTLTLALPPELNGYSGTIPLKDEKGRVFGTCQINKNNVVCTFNDTVEQLEDIRGKFSFTVQGTNVEVGTTKDVQTNLGTSLEKQTVSITHPKSEGQEPGYFFYKSGDIQPNKSNEVRWFLNINLKKQYLHDNIVLKDTLQEGQMLNKDSFTINISNKESLSLKQFQERGYGYITFASDNSFEVVIYRHMGNANSFTVAYTSTITDAGKKLKHLQNDYKLNYQILYEKPTSESNSVKVENIAFDGEVEGKLPAKGTLQIVKHIEGNEGKVIPGVSFKLYTESGQQIGDSYTTNKDGVVEAPNLTPGNYYVQEISAPNYVEFDPNAKIPVTIKKDAVNGIKLMVPNKLKTTSVTGTKTWEGDKVNDRPETIKVDLLQSGKVITTKEVTAANGWKYEFNNLQTYDTEGKTYKYEVKEQPVSGYQSKVSGYDITNIKMHEATEVEEQGEVETTEELEHSAKPEEPKVTEESNVLENPEEKEKPEIWVKPEEEKVEEETTEELKEEKPEEPKVTEGPNELEKPEVTDKPEIWVKPEEEEKIEEETTEEIEESLKPETPKVTEESNVLEKPEVTEKPEILVTPEQEEKIEEETTEEIEESLKPETPKVTEESNVLEKPEVTEKPEILVTPEQEEKIEEETTEEIEESLKPETPKVTEEPNVLEKPEVTEKPEVSNKQDVQDKVEVPSSKENNKQSKLLPQTGGASTESTSIIAGMFALIFGAMLFRRKKINERES; encoded by the coding sequence ATGAGTACATATTTAAAAAGAATATCTGTAATTTGTTTTATTTTTACTGTTATTATTGGGCAAGTTTTTATGCCTATTATAAGTCATGCTCAAGAATTAAACACAACAGGATTTGTTGATAGTTTTGCATTTGAAAAAACAAAATTAAATTACGGGGACAAGACTAGCATACATGTAAACTTTAGTGAAAAACCCGGAAAGAAGATGAAGTCTGGGGATACATTAACGTTAGCACTTCCTCCAGAATTAAATGGATATAGTGGAACGATTCCCTTAAAGGATGAAAAAGGGCGCGTTTTTGGTACTTGCCAGATTAATAAAAATAATGTGGTCTGTACGTTTAATGATACAGTAGAGCAGCTTGAAGATATTAGAGGGAAGTTTAGTTTTACTGTTCAAGGTACTAATGTAGAAGTTGGAACAACGAAAGATGTACAAACGAATTTAGGAACAAGTTTAGAAAAACAAACGGTAAGCATTACTCACCCAAAAAGTGAGGGGCAAGAGCCTGGGTACTTTTTCTATAAATCTGGTGATATTCAGCCAAATAAAAGTAATGAAGTACGCTGGTTTCTAAATATAAATTTGAAGAAACAATATTTACATGACAATATCGTTTTGAAAGATACATTACAAGAAGGTCAAATGCTTAATAAAGACAGCTTTACTATTAATATTAGTAATAAAGAATCTTTGTCTCTTAAACAATTTCAAGAGCGAGGTTATGGATATATTACATTTGCTAGTGATAATTCATTTGAAGTCGTGATTTATAGACATATGGGGAATGCTAATTCATTTACTGTTGCCTATACATCAACGATTACTGATGCCGGGAAAAAGTTAAAACATTTACAGAATGACTATAAACTTAATTATCAAATTTTATATGAGAAGCCTACTTCTGAATCTAATAGTGTAAAGGTTGAAAATATAGCATTCGATGGCGAAGTTGAAGGGAAGTTACCGGCAAAAGGAACGCTGCAAATTGTTAAGCATATTGAAGGAAACGAAGGGAAAGTTATCCCGGGTGTGTCTTTTAAATTGTACACAGAATCAGGTCAGCAAATCGGTGATTCTTATACAACAAATAAAGATGGAGTAGTTGAAGCACCAAACCTTACTCCGGGTAATTATTATGTGCAAGAAATTTCAGCACCGAACTATGTAGAGTTTGATCCAAACGCAAAAATTCCCGTTACGATTAAGAAGGATGCTGTAAATGGAATAAAACTTATGGTTCCAAATAAGTTGAAAACTACATCAGTTACAGGAACGAAAACGTGGGAAGGCGACAAAGTAAACGATCGCCCGGAAACAATTAAAGTAGATTTACTGCAAAGTGGTAAAGTGATCACAACGAAAGAAGTAACGGCAGCAAATGGTTGGAAATATGAGTTTAATAACTTACAAACATATGATACTGAAGGAAAAACTTATAAGTATGAAGTGAAAGAACAACCAGTATCAGGATATCAATCGAAAGTTAGTGGATATGATATTACGAATATAAAGATGCATGAAGCAACAGAAGTAGAAGAGCAAGGGGAAGTAGAAACGACAGAAGAACTGGAACACTCAGCAAAACCGGAAGAACCAAAGGTGACAGAAGAATCGAATGTTCTTGAGAATCCAGAGGAGAAAGAAAAGCCGGAAATCTGGGTGAAACCAGAAGAAGAGAAAGTTGAAGAAGAAACAACAGAAGAGTTAAAAGAAGAAAAGCCGGAAGAGCCAAAGGTAACAGAGGGGCCGAACGAACTAGAGAAGCCAGAAGTTACAGATAAACCGGAAATCTGGGTGAAACCAGAAGAAGAAGAAAAGATTGAAGAAGAAACAACAGAAGAAATAGAAGAGTCATTAAAACCAGAAACACCAAAGGTGACAGAAGAATCAAATGTACTAGAAAAACCAGAGGTAACAGAGAAACCGGAAATTTTAGTAACACCAGAACAAGAAGAAAAGATTGAAGAAGAAACAACAGAAGAAATAGAAGAGTCATTAAAACCGGAAACACCAAAGGTGACAGAAGAATCAAATGTACTAGAAAAACCAGAGGTAACAGAAAAACCGGAAATTTTAGTAACACCAGAACAAGAAGAAAAGATTGAAGAAGAAACAACAGAAGAAATAGAAGAGTCATTAAAACCGGAAACACCAAAGGTGACAGAAGAACCAAATGTGTTAGAAAAACCAGAGGTAACAGAGAAACCGGAAGTATCAAATAAACAAGATGTACAAGATAAAGTAGAAGTACCATCTAGTAAAGAAAATAATAAGCAATCCAAATTACTTCCTCAAACAGGGGGAGCATCAACTGAATCTACTTCTATTATTGCGGGTATGTTCGCATTAATTTTTGGAGCGATGTTGTTTAGACGTAAAAAAATTAATGAGCGTGAGAGTTAG